A DNA window from Thermoanaerobaculales bacterium contains the following coding sequences:
- a CDS encoding DUF2892 domain-containing protein, translated as MTVNEALRAMAGVVILLTLALGHWVSPYWYLFTAFVGLNLLQSAFTKWCPAMVIFRKLGLKEN; from the coding sequence ATGACCGTCAATGAAGCGCTGCGCGCGATGGCCGGAGTCGTGATCCTGCTGACGCTGGCCCTCGGCCACTGGGTCAGCCCCTACTGGTACCTGTTCACCGCCTTCGTCGGGCTCAACCTGCTGCAGTCGGCGTTCACCAAGTGGTGCCCGGCGATGGTGATCTTCCGCAAGCTCGGCCTGAAGGAAAACTAG
- a CDS encoding efflux RND transporter permease subunit, protein MNDQTPRDVHPPAPGEHHRRPSPEEIEQARREALRIKMTNRPLGASGSIAKAFLESKLTPLIVVFSLLLGAFAVLVTPREEEPQIKVPMIDVMVGYPGATAEEVEHRVATPLEKLLYEIDNVEYIYSITQPSGTLIIVRFLVGTDPDQAAVRVHSKLAAAMDGMPPGMTPPAVKPRTIDDVPVAAFTLWSERADTTELRKVADEIKVELTRHPRVAQVTVLGGQRSVVRVDFDRERLASFNVSILQAFKALEGVNWRLPAGVATTANRAILVDVGQFLHGADEIGDVIVGVYGGRPVYLKDVAEVYQGAEEPSSYVWMGSGPGAGEKGIDRAGLDAPAVTLAVAKKPGTNAVELVDDLDALLADLRGKLIPSDIRVTKTRDYGLTANEKSTELIDHMLIATLAVVIFMGFALGRREAVVVAVAVPVTLALTIAASYFFGYTLNRVTLFALIFSIGILVDDAIVVVENIHRHYELRWAHPRLATIYAVDEVGNPTILATFTVIAALLPLAFVSGLMGPYMRPIPINASAAMLFSLLVAFVISPWLTYKLFRRKALHELEEGASGAGPDQQTAGETRTERIYAGIMKPLIRSRALRWGTLAGVVVLLLAAMATVAAKFALVKMLPFDNKSELQIVIDAPEGFTLEQTNAAAREIAALFRELPEVSDFQVYVGTSAPFNFNGLVRHYFLRSGSHEADIQVNLVEKHSRSSDSHDLARQIREQVAPIGQRLGVNVKVTEVPPGPPVLSTMVAEVYGPTLKGRLAIAEQVKRVFEETDGVVDVDWWVEEPAQRWEVQVDREKAIRAGVTPEQVVRTLRVALAGADAGLSHVPTAREPVPIVLRLDRAQRSHVDELLQLTVHGADGRLVPLSELVRVADGARERFRYHKNLQPVTYVIAEVSGGAEAPVYAILNMQDRLGEIVTPLGEKLPIISTHMPEDRSRYMMKWDGEWQITYEVFRDMGIAFAAVMVLIYVLVVGWFGSFVTPFIIMAPIPLTLIGILPAHGALGVFFTATSMIGFIALAGVIVRNSILLVDFVNLELAAGEPLEAAVVKAGAVRFRPIVLTAAALVVGGAVIFLDPIFQGLAVSLISGVVVSTALTLIVIPVLYYMYLKTASAHSAKAPE, encoded by the coding sequence ATGAACGACCAGACGCCGCGGGACGTCCACCCCCCGGCGCCCGGCGAGCACCATCGTCGGCCGAGCCCGGAGGAGATCGAGCAGGCGCGCCGCGAGGCCCTCCGGATCAAGATGACGAATCGCCCGCTGGGGGCCTCCGGATCGATCGCCAAGGCCTTCCTCGAGTCCAAGCTGACGCCGCTGATCGTGGTCTTCTCGCTCCTGCTGGGCGCCTTCGCGGTGCTCGTCACCCCGCGCGAGGAGGAGCCCCAGATCAAGGTCCCGATGATCGATGTCATGGTCGGCTACCCCGGGGCGACTGCCGAGGAGGTCGAGCACCGGGTGGCCACCCCGCTCGAGAAGCTGCTCTACGAGATCGACAACGTGGAGTACATCTACTCCATCACCCAGCCGTCCGGCACGCTGATCATCGTGCGCTTCCTGGTGGGGACCGATCCCGACCAGGCGGCGGTCCGGGTCCACAGCAAGCTCGCGGCTGCGATGGACGGCATGCCGCCCGGCATGACCCCGCCCGCGGTCAAGCCGCGCACCATCGACGACGTCCCGGTGGCCGCCTTCACCCTGTGGAGCGAGCGCGCCGACACCACCGAGCTGCGCAAGGTGGCGGACGAGATCAAGGTCGAGCTCACCCGGCACCCTCGCGTCGCCCAGGTCACGGTGCTCGGCGGTCAGCGCTCGGTGGTGAGGGTCGACTTCGACCGCGAGCGGCTCGCCAGCTTCAACGTCTCGATCCTCCAGGCCTTCAAGGCGCTCGAGGGGGTCAACTGGCGGCTCCCGGCCGGGGTCGCCACCACCGCGAACCGCGCCATCCTGGTCGACGTCGGGCAGTTCCTGCACGGCGCCGACGAGATCGGCGATGTCATCGTGGGCGTCTACGGCGGCCGCCCGGTCTACCTCAAGGACGTCGCCGAGGTGTACCAGGGCGCCGAGGAGCCCTCGAGCTACGTCTGGATGGGCAGCGGTCCCGGCGCCGGGGAGAAGGGCATCGATCGCGCCGGGCTCGACGCGCCCGCCGTGACCCTGGCCGTGGCCAAGAAGCCCGGCACCAACGCGGTCGAGCTCGTCGACGACCTCGACGCCCTGCTCGCCGACCTTCGCGGCAAGCTCATCCCGTCCGACATCCGGGTCACCAAGACCCGCGACTACGGGCTGACCGCGAACGAGAAGTCGACCGAGCTCATCGACCACATGCTGATCGCGACCCTGGCGGTCGTGATCTTCATGGGCTTCGCGCTCGGCCGCCGCGAGGCGGTCGTGGTGGCGGTGGCGGTCCCGGTGACGCTGGCGCTGACCATCGCCGCCTCCTACTTCTTCGGCTACACCTTGAACCGGGTGACGCTGTTCGCCCTCATTTTTTCGATCGGCATCCTGGTCGACGACGCGATCGTGGTGGTCGAGAACATCCACCGCCACTACGAGCTGCGCTGGGCCCATCCCAGGCTGGCGACGATCTACGCGGTCGACGAGGTCGGCAACCCGACCATCCTCGCCACCTTCACGGTGATCGCGGCGCTGCTGCCGCTCGCCTTCGTGAGCGGGCTGATGGGGCCCTACATGCGGCCGATCCCGATCAACGCCTCGGCCGCGATGCTGTTCTCGCTGCTCGTCGCCTTCGTGATCTCGCCCTGGCTCACCTACAAGCTGTTCCGCAGGAAGGCGCTCCATGAGCTGGAGGAGGGCGCGTCGGGCGCGGGGCCGGACCAGCAGACCGCGGGCGAGACCCGCACCGAGCGGATCTACGCCGGCATCATGAAGCCGCTGATCCGGTCCCGGGCCCTGCGCTGGGGGACCCTGGCCGGAGTGGTCGTGCTGCTGCTCGCGGCGATGGCCACGGTGGCGGCCAAGTTCGCCCTCGTCAAGATGCTGCCCTTCGACAACAAGTCGGAGCTGCAGATCGTCATCGACGCCCCCGAGGGCTTCACGCTCGAGCAGACCAACGCCGCGGCGCGCGAGATCGCCGCGCTGTTCCGCGAGCTGCCCGAGGTGAGCGACTTCCAGGTCTACGTCGGGACCTCCGCCCCCTTCAACTTCAACGGGCTGGTGCGGCACTACTTCCTGCGCTCGGGCAGCCACGAGGCCGACATCCAGGTCAACCTGGTCGAGAAGCACAGCCGGTCGAGCGACTCTCACGACCTCGCCCGGCAGATCCGCGAGCAGGTGGCCCCGATCGGCCAGCGCCTCGGCGTCAACGTCAAGGTCACCGAGGTGCCCCCCGGCCCGCCGGTGCTCTCGACCATGGTGGCCGAGGTCTACGGCCCGACCCTGAAGGGCCGGCTCGCGATCGCCGAGCAGGTCAAGCGGGTCTTCGAGGAGACCGACGGCGTGGTCGACGTCGACTGGTGGGTGGAGGAGCCGGCGCAGCGCTGGGAGGTGCAGGTCGATCGCGAGAAGGCGATCCGCGCCGGCGTCACCCCCGAGCAGGTGGTGCGCACGCTGCGGGTCGCGCTGGCCGGCGCCGATGCCGGGCTGTCCCACGTCCCGACCGCCCGCGAGCCGGTGCCGATCGTCCTTCGCCTCGACCGCGCCCAGCGCTCGCACGTCGACGAGCTGCTGCAGCTGACGGTCCACGGGGCGGACGGCCGGCTGGTGCCGCTGTCCGAGCTGGTCCGGGTGGCCGACGGCGCCCGCGAGCGCTTCCGCTACCACAAGAACCTGCAGCCGGTCACCTACGTCATCGCCGAGGTCTCGGGCGGCGCCGAGGCGCCGGTCTACGCGATCCTCAACATGCAGGACCGGCTCGGCGAGATCGTCACCCCGCTCGGCGAGAAGCTGCCGATCATCTCGACCCACATGCCCGAGGACCGCAGCCGCTACATGATGAAGTGGGACGGCGAGTGGCAGATCACCTACGAGGTGTTCCGGGACATGGGGATCGCCTTCGCCGCCGTGATGGTCCTGATCTACGTCCTGGTGGTCGGCTGGTTCGGCTCGTTCGTGACCCCGTTCATCATCATGGCGCCGATCCCGCTCACCCTGATCGGCATCCTGCCAGCCCACGGCGCGCTCGGGGTGTTCTTCACCGCGACCTCGATGATCGGCTTCATCGCCCTGGCCGGCGTCATCGTCCGCAACTCGATCCTGCTCGTGGACTTCGTCAACCTCGAGCTGGCGGCCGGCGAGCCGCTGGAGGCGGCGGTCGTCAAGGCCGGCGCGGTCCGCTTCCGGCCGATCGTCCTGACCGCCGCCGCGCTGGTGGTCGGTGGCGCGGTGATCTTCCTCGACCCGATCTTCCAGGGCCTGGCGGTGTCGCTGATCTCCGGGGTGGTGGTGTCGACCGCGCTGACCCTGATCGTGATCCCGGTGCTCTACTACATGTACCTGAAGACCGCCAGCGCCCACTCGGCGAAGGCACCCGAATGA
- a CDS encoding efflux RND transporter periplasmic adaptor subunit encodes MKFPRRIPTAALAIAALTAASGCGRHHADPAMPSHEPVTVRTAVVERITASQPIEVRGTVQAGRQALVSSRVMGPVTAIWVEAGSPVSQGQKLLQIQPAASDGQLAQATGALAQARAALSLAERNHRRFEALHADRAASDLELDMARMDFERAQGAVVQAEGAVQAAASVADESVVRAPFAGRVVDTLVDLGDLAAPGRPLVQVESTSGQQIHLVVREADIGRVVPGQLLRVTIDARPDLGPIEGPVEEIVPSADPATHSFTVKVGLPGAVLPTGMSGRAEIAGDEEPRLVVPGSTIHRRGGLELAVVRAADGSARTRAVTTGRPLSDGRVEVLSGLDEGEVVATDAPGPVADGTPLEVAR; translated from the coding sequence ATGAAGTTCCCACGACGCATCCCGACAGCCGCACTCGCCATCGCGGCGCTGACCGCGGCCTCCGGCTGCGGCCGGCACCACGCCGACCCGGCCATGCCGTCCCACGAGCCCGTCACCGTGCGCACCGCGGTCGTCGAGCGGATCACCGCGAGCCAGCCGATCGAGGTGCGCGGCACCGTGCAGGCCGGCCGCCAGGCCCTTGTCTCGAGCCGGGTGATGGGCCCGGTGACCGCGATCTGGGTCGAGGCTGGCTCCCCGGTCAGCCAGGGCCAGAAGCTCCTGCAGATCCAGCCGGCGGCCAGCGACGGCCAGCTCGCCCAGGCCACCGGCGCCCTCGCCCAGGCCCGGGCCGCCTTGTCGCTCGCCGAGCGCAACCACCGCAGGTTCGAGGCTCTGCACGCGGACCGCGCCGCCTCCGACCTCGAGCTCGACATGGCCCGCATGGACTTCGAGCGCGCCCAGGGAGCGGTCGTCCAGGCCGAGGGGGCGGTTCAGGCCGCCGCGTCGGTCGCGGACGAGTCGGTGGTGCGCGCTCCCTTCGCCGGCCGGGTCGTCGACACGCTGGTCGACCTCGGCGACCTGGCGGCGCCCGGGCGGCCGCTGGTGCAGGTGGAGTCCACCTCCGGACAGCAGATCCACCTGGTGGTGCGCGAGGCGGACATCGGCCGGGTCGTGCCCGGCCAGCTGCTCCGGGTGACGATCGACGCGCGCCCTGACCTCGGCCCGATCGAGGGGCCGGTGGAGGAGATCGTGCCGTCCGCGGACCCTGCGACCCACAGCTTCACGGTCAAGGTCGGCCTGCCCGGCGCGGTGCTCCCCACCGGCATGTCCGGACGCGCCGAGATCGCCGGCGACGAGGAGCCCCGCCTGGTGGTTCCCGGCTCGACCATCCACCGGCGCGGCGGCCTCGAGCTGGCGGTGGTCCGCGCCGCGGACGGCTCGGCGCGGACGCGCGCGGTGACCACCGGCAGGCCGCTCTCCGACGGGCGGGTCGAGGTCCTGTCGGGCCTCGACGAGGGCGAGGTCGTGGCCACCGACGCACCGGGCCCCGTCGCGGACGGCACGCCGCTGGAGGTGGCGCGATGA
- a CDS encoding TolC family protein, with protein MRRFLPAILLPIIATSAAAAGELSVAEAVQAALDSSPAVQAAAVRAQAAAARARQAEGHRLPQLDLSEIYSYTDNPAEVFAFQLNQERFSFDEFVSTDPNTPDFLSTFMTRLELMLPIYTGGQLGARIDQAGHMATAEELRWHHSREQAAFDTITAYANLAKAREQVGLMSKARSTTARHAELAGSYAGQGLILQAEVLKAKVFLAEMDELLAQADNGARLAEAALNFVMGADQSIPRELTPLPPPPATPGELDDWRAAAVASRRDLAAARRELEAGRLEEKTAKPWYLPEIAASARYDLYDDTIFGSHGGSGSVMAFARIDLYSGGTEAARREAAQLDAAAWGFDVRRFEEGVQLEVQQAWHDLHTARARHATASDSLEAAREALRVREHRFAQGLDKMIDLLDAETAVREAELRELVARYDVSLGGYRLLFVSGGNLTQIMEESR; from the coding sequence ATGCGACGCTTCCTGCCCGCGATCCTGCTTCCGATCATCGCCACCTCCGCCGCCGCGGCCGGAGAGCTCTCCGTGGCTGAGGCGGTGCAAGCAGCCCTCGACAGCAGCCCCGCCGTCCAGGCCGCGGCCGTGCGCGCCCAGGCGGCGGCCGCGCGCGCGCGCCAGGCCGAAGGCCACCGCCTTCCCCAGCTCGACCTCAGCGAGATCTACAGCTACACCGACAACCCGGCCGAGGTCTTCGCCTTCCAGCTGAACCAGGAGCGGTTCAGCTTCGACGAGTTCGTCTCGACCGACCCCAACACCCCCGACTTCCTGTCCACGTTCATGACCCGGCTCGAGCTGATGCTCCCGATCTACACCGGTGGCCAGCTCGGCGCTCGCATCGACCAGGCCGGCCACATGGCCACCGCCGAGGAGCTGCGCTGGCACCACTCCCGGGAACAGGCGGCCTTCGACACCATCACCGCCTACGCCAACCTCGCCAAGGCGCGCGAGCAGGTCGGTCTGATGTCCAAGGCCCGCTCCACCACCGCCAGGCACGCCGAGCTCGCCGGCTCGTACGCCGGGCAGGGCCTGATTCTCCAGGCCGAGGTGCTGAAGGCGAAGGTCTTTCTGGCCGAGATGGACGAGCTGCTCGCCCAGGCGGACAATGGCGCCCGCCTCGCCGAGGCTGCCCTCAACTTCGTCATGGGCGCCGATCAGAGCATCCCGCGCGAGCTGACACCGCTGCCGCCCCCGCCGGCCACACCCGGCGAGCTCGACGACTGGAGAGCGGCGGCGGTCGCCAGCCGGCGCGACCTCGCGGCGGCGCGCCGCGAGCTCGAGGCCGGACGGCTCGAGGAGAAGACGGCCAAGCCCTGGTACCTGCCCGAGATCGCGGCCAGCGCGCGCTACGACCTCTACGACGACACCATCTTCGGCAGCCACGGCGGCTCCGGCTCGGTGATGGCGTTCGCCCGGATCGACCTCTACAGCGGCGGGACCGAGGCCGCCAGGCGGGAGGCCGCCCAGCTCGACGCGGCGGCCTGGGGATTCGATGTCCGCCGCTTCGAGGAGGGGGTGCAGCTCGAGGTCCAGCAGGCGTGGCACGACCTCCACACCGCCCGGGCGCGCCATGCCACCGCCTCCGACTCGCTCGAGGCCGCCCGCGAGGCGCTCCGGGTCCGCGAGCACCGTTTCGCCCAGGGCCTCGACAAGATGATCGACCTCCTCGACGCCGAGACCGCGGTCCGCGAAGCGGAGCTGCGCGAGCTGGTGGCGAGGTACGACGTGTCCCTGGGCGGCTATCGCCTGCTGTTCGTGTCCGGCGGCAACCTGACCCAGATCATGGAGGAGTCCCGATGA
- a CDS encoding ATP-binding protein, translated as MSDRQSDPGYLQGPGMASRVVALATVVVAVAGALILQRAIEWPGDRNDFVLLSGVVLYLAAQAAWFFNTRWRSLGDPVDRRVRNLFLPIVAYFALRLALDTVRVSPATLHAIDTWAWSLTQALTLGLAAWAFQEGTRSRRALHAVRMLALPAIVAVSAWWLLGRGLIGGVQPIVLALAIGFLLVAVRLLLPGRWPEWRELWLGSAFVLVAFADINIARSAAPFDEPLLWGHLLIAVGMVIPLIGAMRENAALIRAQTTLSDRLNRHRQSTEVMLDGLPVVVLSLDRQLRVRYANRSASALLGVTRGITVGDPDLEWLERFPPPDRGRLRAAVPVTIDRGTGGWEAVVRVADAGGEVHWLNTQLIPVADPVSGETLVELVATDVSDLFLARRIAEARETRMAFLSNVAQTVAGETENQRILERFLDLGQEVYPITSLLLYRPRPDGTHFAVEAAAGPGIDTLRRLSAASIGTGHPCRLAFRDGMPRAAAISSVAPADLAAKVQDEHGISHVLYLPLLSAGRVVGVVAATTNSEPELDTAEIELLTQVGFLLGGAVFVSQLVRELDDQRAVAMEASRLKSEFLANTSHELRTPLTAILGFLQLVLDGAVEDPAKQLNFLRIAHQSAEKLLTIINDVLDLAKIEAGRLEVHHAPVPARRVLEDVEALFRHQMKGQGLSFTVLPPPEAAVLWADPDRTVQILTNLLSNAMKFTPRGGSIEVGCAAVDGRIAFSVRDTGCGIPEGELEAVFDSFYQVDGSTTRRHGGTGLGLTISRRLAEMMGGTLELESAGDSQGTTARLCLEEYSPEALDAAASRPAADS; from the coding sequence GTGAGCGACCGGCAATCGGATCCGGGATACCTCCAAGGGCCGGGAATGGCGTCCCGCGTTGTCGCCCTCGCCACCGTGGTTGTCGCGGTCGCCGGCGCTCTCATCCTGCAGCGGGCGATCGAGTGGCCTGGCGACCGCAACGACTTCGTGCTGCTGTCGGGCGTGGTGCTCTACCTGGCGGCCCAGGCGGCGTGGTTCTTCAACACCCGCTGGAGGTCGCTCGGCGATCCGGTCGACCGCCGGGTCCGCAACCTCTTCCTGCCGATCGTCGCGTACTTCGCACTCCGGCTGGCTCTCGACACGGTTCGAGTCTCCCCCGCCACCCTGCACGCCATCGACACCTGGGCGTGGTCCCTGACCCAGGCGCTCACCCTCGGCCTCGCAGCCTGGGCGTTCCAGGAAGGGACCCGCTCCCGACGCGCGCTCCACGCCGTCCGGATGCTGGCCCTGCCGGCGATCGTCGCGGTGTCGGCGTGGTGGCTCCTCGGCCGCGGCCTGATCGGGGGCGTGCAGCCGATCGTGCTCGCGCTGGCAATCGGGTTCCTGCTGGTCGCGGTCCGCCTGCTCCTGCCGGGCCGGTGGCCGGAGTGGCGGGAGCTCTGGCTCGGCTCCGCATTCGTGCTGGTCGCGTTCGCCGACATCAACATCGCCCGTTCGGCGGCCCCGTTCGACGAGCCCCTGCTGTGGGGCCATCTCCTGATCGCCGTCGGCATGGTGATCCCGCTGATCGGGGCGATGCGCGAGAACGCCGCCCTGATCCGCGCGCAAACGACCCTCTCGGACCGCCTCAACCGCCACCGCCAGAGCACCGAGGTGATGCTCGACGGGCTGCCGGTCGTGGTCCTGTCACTGGACCGCCAGCTGCGGGTGCGCTACGCCAACCGCAGCGCGAGCGCACTGCTCGGAGTCACCCGCGGAATCACGGTCGGCGATCCCGATCTCGAGTGGCTGGAGCGGTTCCCGCCGCCGGACCGCGGCCGGCTCAGGGCCGCAGTACCGGTCACCATCGACCGCGGCACGGGCGGCTGGGAGGCGGTGGTCCGGGTTGCCGATGCCGGCGGGGAGGTGCACTGGCTCAACACCCAGCTCATCCCGGTCGCCGATCCGGTGTCCGGCGAGACCCTCGTCGAGCTGGTGGCGACGGATGTCAGTGACCTCTTCCTGGCCCGCCGGATCGCCGAGGCGCGGGAGACCCGGATGGCGTTCCTCTCCAACGTCGCGCAGACCGTCGCCGGGGAGACCGAGAACCAGCGCATCCTCGAGCGCTTCCTCGACCTCGGGCAGGAGGTTTACCCGATCACCTCGCTGCTGCTGTACCGGCCCCGTCCGGACGGCACGCACTTCGCGGTCGAGGCGGCCGCCGGTCCCGGGATCGACACCCTGCGCAGGCTCAGTGCGGCCTCGATCGGCACCGGGCACCCCTGCCGCCTGGCCTTCCGCGACGGCATGCCGCGAGCGGCTGCGATCAGCTCCGTCGCTCCCGCCGACCTGGCCGCGAAGGTCCAGGATGAGCACGGGATCAGCCACGTGCTGTATCTCCCACTGCTGTCGGCGGGCCGGGTCGTCGGTGTGGTCGCCGCGACCACCAACTCGGAGCCCGAGCTCGACACCGCCGAGATCGAGCTGCTGACCCAGGTCGGGTTCCTGCTCGGCGGGGCGGTGTTCGTGTCCCAGCTGGTCCGCGAGCTCGACGACCAGCGCGCGGTGGCGATGGAGGCCTCGCGCCTCAAGTCGGAGTTCCTGGCCAACACCTCGCACGAGCTGAGGACGCCCCTGACCGCCATCCTCGGCTTCCTGCAGCTGGTGCTCGATGGAGCCGTCGAGGACCCGGCCAAGCAGCTCAATTTCCTGCGGATCGCCCACCAGTCAGCCGAGAAGCTGCTGACCATCATCAACGACGTGCTCGATCTCGCCAAGATCGAGGCGGGACGGCTCGAGGTCCATCACGCGCCCGTCCCGGCGCGCCGGGTGCTCGAGGATGTGGAGGCGCTGTTCCGCCACCAGATGAAGGGCCAGGGGCTGAGCTTCACCGTCCTGCCCCCCCCCGAGGCGGCCGTGCTGTGGGCCGATCCCGACCGCACCGTGCAGATCCTCACCAACCTGCTCTCCAATGCCATGAAGTTCACCCCGCGCGGCGGCTCGATCGAGGTCGGGTGCGCGGCGGTCGACGGGCGGATCGCCTTCTCGGTGCGCGACACCGGCTGCGGCATCCCGGAGGGCGAGCTCGAGGCCGTCTTCGACTCCTTCTACCAGGTGGACGGGTCGACGACGCGGCGTCACGGCGGCACCGGCCTGGGCCTGACCATCTCGCGCCGGCTCGCCGAGATGATGGGCGGCACGCTCGAGCTCGAAAGTGCGGGCGACAGCCAGGGCACGACGGCGCGGCTGTGCCTCGAGGAGTACTCCCCGGAGGCCCTGGATGCGGCGGCGTCGCGACCTGCCGCCGACAGCTGA